In one window of Myxococcaceae bacterium JPH2 DNA:
- a CDS encoding sigma 54-interacting transcriptional regulator — protein MPAPDRIHVASSVLDLKTESAWNSRAPEAAGDTALHITLPYEQGRRPGEVPVVRRFRLTLMEGPSLGATWESTGDTCSLGSHPLNDFAIEDPTVSRFHCEVRIGPRGPMVKDLDSLNGVIVDGVQVMEGILRSGSLLRLGRVVVRFDFSAENNRLPLSEQGRFGTLVGASVAMRSCFALLERAAARDTTVLLEGETGTGKSQAALALHQASRRRDAPFLVVDCGAIPSHILESELFGHEKGAFT, from the coding sequence ATGCCTGCACCGGATCGAATTCATGTCGCGTCTTCCGTGCTGGACCTGAAGACTGAGTCAGCCTGGAACTCCAGGGCACCGGAGGCAGCAGGAGACACGGCGCTCCACATCACGCTGCCCTATGAGCAAGGACGACGGCCGGGAGAGGTGCCGGTGGTGCGGCGCTTCCGGTTGACGTTGATGGAAGGGCCGAGCCTGGGCGCCACGTGGGAGTCCACGGGCGACACGTGCTCGCTCGGCTCGCATCCGCTCAACGACTTCGCCATCGAGGACCCCACGGTCTCGCGCTTCCACTGCGAGGTGCGCATTGGCCCGCGCGGCCCGATGGTGAAGGACCTGGACAGCCTCAACGGCGTCATCGTGGACGGCGTGCAGGTGATGGAAGGCATCCTCCGCAGCGGAAGCCTGCTGCGCCTGGGCCGCGTGGTGGTGCGCTTCGACTTCAGCGCGGAGAACAACCGGCTGCCGCTGTCCGAGCAGGGGCGCTTCGGCACGCTGGTGGGCGCGTCGGTGGCCATGCGCAGCTGCTTCGCCCTGCTGGAGCGCGCCGCGGCACGCGACACCACCGTGCTCCTGGAAGGCGAGACGGGCACGGGCAAGAGCCAGGCCGCGCTCGCATTGCATCAGGCCAGCCGGCGGCGCGATGCCCCCTTCCTGGTGGTGGATTGCGGCGCCATCCCCTCGCACATCCTGGAGAGCGAGCTGTTCGGCCACGAGAAGGGCGCCTTCAC